Proteins from a genomic interval of Acetobacterium woodii DSM 1030:
- a CDS encoding radical SAM protein produces the protein MKDYNMMIEKAKKSALDGEVLGKADIIALLEIDPFSEDCGKLGAAAREVATAVSKDQAYLWAAIGIDYRPCPMNCHYCSLGESWGLVMEESELSEGEIIKMVQKYVQEKVQWIVLRTTQFYPFDKLMALAKEIRRNVSGKYQLVANAGEFNEQTAAQLVEAGFDSIYHTVRLREGIDTKFDPEERIKTLKAISQSPLKLVSLVEPVGVEHTNDEIAEALLTAIKFGAVVTGAMARVPVKGTPLGEYPALAKERLAQIVAITRLTAGFRAPDICVHQASELAFKWGANVAVVESGSIPRDSCCNTKTDWNGFDPETAKAWFKTCGYKVGLKAR, from the coding sequence ATGAAAGACTACAACATGATGATCGAAAAAGCAAAAAAAAGTGCTTTGGATGGTGAAGTTCTGGGTAAGGCAGATATTATTGCCTTACTGGAAATCGATCCGTTCTCTGAAGATTGTGGAAAACTGGGAGCGGCGGCCCGGGAGGTCGCAACGGCGGTTAGTAAGGATCAGGCCTATTTATGGGCAGCCATTGGCATTGACTATCGGCCTTGTCCGATGAATTGTCATTATTGTTCATTGGGTGAAAGTTGGGGTCTGGTCATGGAAGAAAGTGAATTATCAGAGGGTGAAATAATAAAAATGGTCCAAAAATACGTACAGGAAAAGGTGCAATGGATCGTTCTGCGAACTACTCAATTTTATCCCTTTGACAAATTAATGGCGTTGGCAAAAGAAATAAGACGAAATGTTTCAGGTAAGTATCAGCTCGTTGCAAATGCGGGAGAATTTAATGAACAAACGGCGGCTCAACTGGTTGAAGCCGGATTTGATTCAATTTATCATACCGTTAGGCTCAGAGAAGGGATTGATACAAAATTTGACCCAGAAGAACGGATCAAAACGCTGAAAGCCATAAGTCAGTCTCCATTGAAGCTGGTATCTCTTGTTGAACCCGTCGGAGTCGAGCATACCAATGACGAGATTGCTGAAGCTTTGTTAACAGCCATAAAATTCGGCGCGGTTGTTACCGGCGCGATGGCACGGGTGCCAGTTAAAGGAACCCCTTTGGGTGAATATCCGGCTCTGGCAAAAGAGCGATTAGCCCAAATAGTTGCAATTACGCGCCTGACAGCGGGTTTTCGCGCGCCTGACATCTGTGTGCATCAAGCCTCGGAACTGGCTTTTAAGTGGGGAGCTAATGTGGCAGTGGTTGAAAGCGGATCGATTCCCCGGGACAGTTGCTGTAATACCAAAACAGACTGGAATGGATTTGATCCTGAGACAGCAAAAGCTTGGTTTAAGACGTGTGGATATAAAGTTGGATTGAAGGCGAGATAA
- a CDS encoding PadR family transcriptional regulator: MSSKCETQIKEQVKCSCKGYNLDKLLQPNILILLCRTKLHGYLIIQALEKKKLFHGENPDPAGIYRTLKILEEKSLIQSEWDVQETGAPRRVYSITPAGKECLGSWIDTLESYQRSIDGIIDEARTILEKTEVTI; encoded by the coding sequence ATGTCAAGTAAATGTGAAACACAAATAAAAGAGCAAGTCAAATGTTCCTGCAAGGGGTACAATTTGGATAAATTGTTGCAGCCTAATATATTAATTCTGCTTTGCAGAACAAAACTTCATGGCTATTTAATTATTCAGGCGTTGGAGAAAAAGAAGCTTTTTCATGGTGAAAATCCTGATCCGGCTGGAATCTACAGGACTTTGAAAATACTGGAAGAAAAATCTTTGATTCAATCCGAATGGGATGTGCAGGAAACGGGGGCGCCCAGAAGAGTTTATTCGATTACGCCAGCTGGCAAAGAATGTCTGGGAAGTTGGATTGATACCCTGGAAAGTTATCAACGCTCTATTGATGGAATTATCGATGAAGCAAGAACGATTTTAGAAAAGACCGAGGTAACGATATGA
- a CDS encoding cation-translocating P-type ATPase yields the protein MENNINPEMGLSQAQVEERVTAGKVNIQPESKTKTIGRIIQDNTLTLFNILNIILALMVIFVQSFQNLLFINIVVINTFIGTIQEIKAKKTIDKLSLISQPHVTVLRDGSPMEIVFEKIVIDDILILKAGKQVPSDAQVVSGELEVNESLLTGESESIMKYVGDELLSGSFVVSGEATVQVNRVGLENYASKLVEAVKVAKKPNSEIMKALNVIMKGISIVIIPIGILLIYKQLVVQQLSVQAGVVGTVAALIGMIPEGLVLLTSVALAVGVVRLGHHNTLVQELYCIETLARVDVLCLDKTGTITEGNMEVLSMETISNDKNPVQAIRALIANLKDDNATYRALRESCKGEAPKWQCDRVIPFSSERKWSGAFFTEQGTFVIGAPEFILGDRYSEIKEKVECYASEGNRVLMLGYAAESFGADGSLPDAIKTIALLPMGDKIRHEAKKTLEFFRNQGVKIKVISGDNPITVSQVAHRAGLMDWDNYVDAATLTDDEDVRTAASTYSVFGRVTPGQKKLLIEALKDDGHTVAMTGDGVNDVLALRAADCSIAMAEGSDAVRQVSQLVLLDSNFSNFTRVLMEGRRVVNNITRAASLFLVKTMFSLMLAIIVIIANEAYPFVPIQLTLISALTIGIPSVFLALEPNKNRITGNFLEKVLKKSLPGALTVVFNVVMIMVIGSYLQLNHEQISTMAVISTGLIGLVILFRVSQPLDNKRWALFFAMVMAFLGCVLFLGDLFFLLPVREFMPVMDMVMGITILDIYPMIKIFGWSINKVEDFWNRRTKQKNTAKATVLEK from the coding sequence ATGGAAAATAACATCAACCCTGAAATGGGCCTTTCCCAAGCCCAGGTTGAAGAAAGGGTAACCGCTGGTAAGGTTAATATTCAACCAGAGTCTAAAACAAAAACTATTGGCAGAATCATTCAAGATAACACATTAACCTTATTTAATATTCTCAATATTATCTTGGCTTTGATGGTTATTTTTGTACAATCATTTCAAAATCTTCTATTTATTAATATTGTTGTTATTAATACTTTTATTGGGACCATCCAGGAAATAAAGGCCAAAAAAACAATTGATAAGTTATCACTCATTTCGCAGCCACATGTCACAGTCTTGCGGGATGGAAGTCCCATGGAGATTGTTTTTGAAAAAATCGTGATCGATGACATTCTGATATTAAAGGCTGGTAAACAAGTGCCTTCGGATGCCCAAGTCGTAAGCGGTGAATTGGAAGTGAATGAATCGCTGCTGACTGGTGAATCCGAATCGATTATGAAATATGTCGGTGACGAACTTTTGTCGGGTAGTTTTGTTGTCTCCGGGGAAGCAACTGTTCAGGTCAATCGGGTTGGTCTGGAAAATTATGCGTCAAAATTGGTTGAAGCTGTCAAGGTGGCCAAAAAACCTAATTCGGAAATCATGAAAGCGCTGAACGTTATTATGAAAGGCATCAGCATTGTGATTATCCCGATTGGAATATTATTAATATATAAACAATTAGTGGTTCAGCAGTTATCGGTTCAGGCCGGCGTGGTGGGAACGGTAGCTGCTCTAATCGGAATGATTCCCGAAGGACTGGTGTTGTTAACCAGTGTCGCTTTGGCGGTTGGTGTGGTTCGTTTGGGTCATCATAACACGTTGGTTCAGGAACTTTATTGTATCGAAACATTAGCTCGGGTGGATGTCCTTTGTTTGGATAAAACGGGAACAATCACTGAAGGGAATATGGAAGTTTTGTCGATGGAAACCATCAGTAATGATAAAAATCCGGTTCAGGCAATCCGGGCTTTGATCGCCAACCTTAAAGATGACAACGCCACTTATCGGGCGTTACGTGAAAGTTGTAAAGGCGAGGCGCCCAAATGGCAATGTGATCGAGTTATTCCTTTTTCGTCGGAGCGCAAGTGGAGTGGCGCTTTTTTTACGGAACAAGGCACTTTTGTCATTGGGGCACCGGAATTTATTTTGGGTGATCGTTATTCGGAAATTAAGGAAAAGGTAGAGTGTTATGCCAGTGAAGGGAATCGGGTTTTAATGCTGGGATATGCAGCGGAATCGTTTGGGGCCGACGGCAGCTTACCGGACGCGATTAAAACCATTGCATTACTGCCGATGGGTGATAAGATCCGTCACGAAGCCAAGAAAACACTGGAGTTTTTCAGAAATCAAGGCGTCAAGATTAAAGTCATTTCGGGCGATAATCCCATTACTGTTTCACAGGTAGCTCATCGAGCCGGTCTGATGGATTGGGATAACTACGTCGATGCAGCAACTTTAACCGATGATGAAGATGTTCGCACGGCAGCGAGCACTTATTCTGTGTTTGGTCGGGTAACGCCAGGCCAGAAAAAGCTTCTGATTGAAGCTCTTAAAGATGATGGTCACACCGTTGCCATGACCGGCGATGGGGTGAATGATGTGTTGGCTTTACGAGCGGCAGATTGCAGTATTGCAATGGCTGAAGGAAGCGATGCTGTGCGTCAGGTTTCACAACTGGTGTTGCTGGATTCCAATTTCTCCAATTTTACTCGGGTTTTGATGGAAGGACGGCGGGTAGTTAATAACATTACGCGGGCAGCGTCGTTATTTTTGGTGAAAACCATGTTTTCGTTGATGTTGGCAATTATTGTCATTATTGCCAATGAAGCCTATCCCTTTGTCCCGATTCAATTAACCTTAATCAGTGCCTTGACGATCGGAATACCTTCGGTATTTTTGGCTTTGGAACCGAATAAAAATAGAATAACCGGAAATTTTCTGGAGAAAGTTTTAAAAAAATCGTTGCCCGGAGCACTTACGGTGGTATTTAATGTGGTGATGATTATGGTTATTGGATCTTATCTGCAGCTTAATCATGAGCAGATTTCAACCATGGCCGTGATTTCCACCGGATTAATTGGATTGGTTATTTTATTTCGGGTGAGTCAACCGCTGGATAATAAACGATGGGCGTTATTTTTTGCGATGGTTATGGCGTTTTTGGGTTGTGTATTGTTTTTAGGTGATTTGTTTTTTCTTCTTCCGGTGCGGGAGTTTATGCCCGTGATGGATATGGTGATGGGTATTACCATTTTAGATATTTATCCGATGATAAAGATTTTTGGTTGGTCAATCAACAAGGTCGAAGATTTTTGGAATCGTCGAACAAAGCAGAAAAACACGGCTAAAGCGACAGTTCTGGAAAAATAA
- a CDS encoding GatB/YqeY domain-containing protein translates to MALKDQLQADLKTAMKAKDKVKKSTVTMIRAAILQVEKDQQVELGDDQILEIIAKQLKQRRDGLAEFEKAQRDDLIQQAQEEITIIEGYLPTQLTIDEIKVIVTETIQETGAVDLKDMGKIMSALMPKVKGRADGKLVNQVVRESLT, encoded by the coding sequence TTGGCATTAAAGGATCAATTACAGGCTGATTTAAAAACAGCAATGAAAGCCAAGGATAAGGTTAAAAAATCGACAGTGACAATGATTCGGGCGGCTATTTTACAAGTCGAAAAGGATCAGCAAGTGGAGCTGGGCGATGATCAGATTCTTGAAATCATAGCAAAACAACTCAAACAACGTCGGGATGGTCTGGCAGAATTTGAGAAAGCTCAGAGAGACGATTTAATCCAGCAAGCTCAAGAAGAAATAACAATCATCGAGGGCTACCTTCCTACACAATTAACAATTGATGAAATCAAAGTGATTGTGACTGAAACAATTCAAGAAACCGGAGCGGTTGATTTAAAAGACATGGGAAAGATAATGAGTGCCCTGATGCCGAAAGTTAAAGGTCGTGCTGATGGAAAGCTTGTGAATCAAGTGGTCAGAGAAAGTCTGACATAA
- the rpsU gene encoding 30S ribosomal protein S21: MSEVKIKENETLESALRRFKRKTAMAGVMSEIRKREHYEKPSVKRKRKSEAARKRKMKKR; this comes from the coding sequence ATGTCTGAAGTAAAAATTAAAGAAAACGAAACACTCGAAAGTGCATTGCGACGTTTTAAAAGAAAAACAGCAATGGCTGGGGTTATGTCTGAAATTCGTAAAAGAGAGCATTATGAAAAGCCAAGCGTAAAGCGAAAAAGAAAATCAGAAGCAGCTAGAAAAAGAAAGATGAAAAAAAGATAG
- a CDS encoding histidine triad nucleotide-binding protein — MSHDCIFCKIVNKEIPADVVYEDDLVIAFNDIAPQAPIHVIIIPKEHFDSILSVSAESDIISHLHMVANRIALKLGIAKTGFRLVNNCGKDGNQTVPHLHYHLLGGRPLLWPPG; from the coding sequence ATGTCTCACGATTGTATTTTTTGTAAAATCGTCAATAAGGAAATTCCGGCTGATGTAGTTTATGAAGATGATTTGGTTATCGCATTTAATGATATTGCCCCCCAGGCTCCGATTCATGTAATCATTATTCCCAAAGAACATTTTGATTCCATCTTGTCGGTATCGGCCGAAAGCGATATTATTTCGCACCTGCACATGGTGGCCAATCGAATTGCCCTTAAGCTGGGAATTGCTAAAACCGGTTTTCGATTGGTCAATAATTGCGGCAAAGATGGAAATCAGACGGTTCCCCATTTGCATTACCATTTATTAGGCGGACGACCATTATTATGGCCTCCAGGTTGA
- the mtaB gene encoding tRNA (N(6)-L-threonylcarbamoyladenosine(37)-C(2))-methylthiotransferase MtaB, translated as MKNEQKKVAFMTLGCKVNSYDSEAMMEIFERAGYDIVDFSQVADVYVINTCTVTHLGDQKSRKMMRKAKRMNPQATICAVGCYVQVAPEEVEKIAEVDLMIGTKNRADILTYINAHLADTQQRDFVSDIMDEKIFEPLMISEVKGKTRAFIKIQEGCNQFCTYCIVPYARGPVRSRQQEQIIDEVKRVVSMGYQEVVLTGIHIASYGVDQMVNGHRETDLISLIEALDAIAGLKRIRLGSLEPKFITSERLKRLVKLESFCPHFHLSLQSGSDTVLKRMGRHYSTAEYLDIVAQIRTLFPLAAITTDIMVGFPSETEDEFKETMDFAKTVGFYQIHVFKYSRRAGTKAAAFKNQVDESVKNERSVKLSALSKELEKTFLKQNDGTFAEVLFEASHDQAGYEGHTKNYVPVRLKTTEMIKGRIIKVKVSYSKQYSDKLIGVSNTAVEK; from the coding sequence ATGAAAAATGAGCAAAAAAAGGTCGCTTTTATGACGTTGGGGTGTAAAGTTAACAGCTATGACAGCGAAGCCATGATGGAAATATTTGAACGGGCCGGTTATGACATTGTCGATTTTAGTCAGGTCGCCGACGTTTATGTGATTAATACCTGCACCGTAACCCATCTGGGGGATCAGAAGTCACGTAAAATGATGCGAAAAGCCAAACGGATGAATCCTCAGGCGACGATTTGTGCGGTTGGTTGTTATGTTCAAGTTGCTCCGGAAGAAGTAGAAAAAATTGCCGAAGTGGATTTGATGATCGGGACCAAAAATAGGGCTGATATTTTGACCTACATTAATGCCCATTTGGCAGATACGCAGCAACGGGATTTTGTTTCGGATATTATGGATGAGAAAATTTTTGAACCCTTGATGATTTCTGAGGTCAAGGGAAAAACCCGGGCATTTATTAAAATTCAGGAAGGCTGCAACCAATTTTGTACCTATTGTATTGTTCCCTATGCCAGAGGACCGGTACGGAGTCGGCAACAAGAGCAGATTATTGATGAAGTGAAGCGGGTCGTTTCAATGGGGTATCAGGAAGTTGTCTTGACGGGGATTCATATTGCCTCCTACGGTGTTGATCAGATGGTGAACGGCCATCGGGAAACAGATCTGATTAGCTTAATCGAAGCGCTTGATGCAATCGCGGGGCTTAAACGGATAAGATTAGGTTCTTTAGAACCAAAATTTATCACGTCGGAGCGGCTGAAACGGTTAGTTAAGCTTGAAAGTTTTTGTCCCCATTTTCATTTATCACTGCAAAGCGGAAGTGATACAGTCCTTAAGCGGATGGGGCGTCATTATAGCACCGCTGAATATCTGGATATCGTCGCTCAAATCCGAACACTTTTCCCCTTGGCGGCGATTACGACGGATATCATGGTGGGTTTTCCGTCAGAAACGGAAGATGAATTTAAAGAAACAATGGACTTCGCCAAAACGGTCGGGTTTTATCAAATTCATGTGTTTAAATATTCACGACGCGCGGGCACGAAAGCCGCAGCTTTTAAAAATCAGGTGGATGAAAGTGTTAAAAATGAGCGGAGTGTTAAACTCAGTGCGTTATCCAAAGAATTGGAAAAAACATTTTTAAAACAAAATGATGGCACTTTTGCCGAGGTTTTGTTTGAAGCAAGCCACGATCAAGCGGGATATGAAGGCCATACAAAAAATTATGTCCCGGTTAGGCTCAAAACAACTGAAATGATTAAAGGTAGAATTATAAAAGTTAAGGTATCCTATTCTAAACAATATTCCGACAAATTAATTGGCGTTTCAAACACGGCTGTTGAGAAATGA
- a CDS encoding RsmE family RNA methyltransferase, with protein sequence MHRFFVELNQISGDTVVISGEDFKHITKVLRLGNNDVIEVCDGQGIDYQVVLSTPGDQRVGGVIKNRYPSEGENADLSVTLFQGLPKGTKMEVIIQKCVELGVTEIVPFSSQRAITQIKDKQDKKIERWQRIAYEAAKQSKRGIVPAVKNPCSLINLLAAKAHYDVFFLAYEDEQKQSLKMALDTFKKQNDVNKKLKIGVIIGPEGGFDPQEVETCQAAGVVCVSLGKRILRTETAGMVVLSQLNFWREGV encoded by the coding sequence ATGCACCGTTTTTTTGTGGAACTTAATCAGATTTCAGGAGATACGGTGGTTATTTCCGGTGAGGATTTTAAGCATATTACCAAGGTGCTAAGATTAGGGAATAACGATGTGATTGAAGTGTGTGACGGACAGGGGATTGATTATCAAGTGGTTTTAAGTACGCCCGGCGATCAGCGGGTTGGTGGCGTAATTAAAAACCGTTATCCCTCAGAAGGCGAAAACGCCGATTTATCGGTAACCTTATTTCAGGGATTGCCAAAAGGAACAAAAATGGAAGTGATTATTCAGAAATGCGTCGAATTGGGCGTGACAGAGATTGTTCCATTTTCTTCTCAGCGAGCAATTACACAGATTAAAGATAAACAAGATAAAAAAATTGAACGGTGGCAGCGAATTGCCTACGAAGCGGCGAAACAATCAAAACGGGGAATCGTTCCCGCGGTCAAAAATCCGTGCTCATTAATCAACTTGCTGGCAGCAAAGGCTCATTATGATGTCTTTTTTTTGGCGTATGAGGATGAACAGAAGCAGTCGCTAAAAATGGCTTTGGATACGTTTAAAAAGCAAAATGATGTAAATAAAAAGCTTAAAATTGGGGTTATAATTGGACCAGAAGGGGGATTTGATCCTCAGGAAGTGGAAACCTGTCAAGCGGCCGGAGTGGTTTGTGTGAGTTTGGGAAAACGGATTTTGAGAACCGAAACAGCCGGAATGGTCGTGCTTAGTCAATTAAATTTCTGGAGAGAAGGTGTGTGA
- the prmA gene encoding 50S ribosomal protein L11 methyltransferase yields the protein MLWKEVQITTTLEAEEAVVNAFYEAGADGVAIQTLQDVLLIQQDPKVNFVDDALLEIDPNVSIVRGYFSEVEDTEEAVHKLITSVKMLPSCGLDPGDCEMMITEVDEEDWANSWKKFYKPTKVGKSIIIKPTWEPYEPEADEIVINIDPGMAFGTGTHETTQLCAIKLEEYIKPGDVVLDIGCGTGVLSLIAGKLHAKKVVAVDFDTLAVQIARENAELNELGDMVEIREGNLLDVIDEKADVIVANILAAAIVELSGIIRPYLKENGIFISSGIIIDRLTDVLNALEAENFKLLFVQQMGEWVGVVAQKRD from the coding sequence ATGCTTTGGAAAGAAGTTCAAATCACAACAACATTGGAAGCCGAAGAAGCGGTGGTCAATGCTTTTTATGAAGCCGGGGCAGATGGTGTCGCCATCCAAACCTTGCAGGATGTACTCTTGATTCAACAAGATCCGAAGGTTAATTTTGTCGATGATGCACTTCTGGAAATTGATCCCAATGTTTCCATTGTCCGGGGCTATTTCAGCGAGGTGGAAGATACCGAGGAAGCGGTGCATAAACTGATTACATCGGTTAAGATGTTGCCCTCTTGCGGCCTTGATCCGGGCGACTGTGAAATGATGATTACGGAAGTGGATGAGGAAGACTGGGCTAACTCCTGGAAAAAGTTTTATAAACCGACCAAAGTTGGCAAAAGTATCATCATTAAACCAACCTGGGAACCTTATGAGCCGGAAGCGGATGAGATTGTTATTAATATCGATCCGGGGATGGCCTTTGGAACCGGTACTCATGAAACAACCCAGTTGTGTGCCATTAAGCTGGAAGAATATATTAAACCGGGCGATGTGGTGTTGGATATCGGTTGTGGTACCGGGGTATTATCTTTAATCGCCGGTAAACTCCATGCCAAAAAAGTCGTAGCGGTTGATTTTGATACACTGGCGGTTCAAATTGCCAGAGAAAATGCCGAACTTAATGAATTGGGTGATATGGTCGAAATTCGCGAAGGCAATCTGCTCGATGTGATCGATGAGAAAGCCGACGTCATTGTCGCAAATATTCTGGCAGCAGCGATTGTTGAATTGTCGGGTATTATCAGACCTTACCTGAAAGAAAATGGAATTTTTATTTCTTCGGGGATTATTATTGACCGTTTGACGGATGTGCTAAATGCCCTGGAGGCGGAAAACTTTAAACTCCTTTTTGTCCAACAAATGGGCGAATGGGTTGGCGTGGTAGCCCAAAAGAGGGACTGA
- a CDS encoding BMC domain-containing protein, whose protein sequence is METEKKNRSIQEYVPGKQVTLAHIIAKPKNDIYIKLGLDDEAADAIGILTITPSEAAIIAADAATKAAPVEIGFLDRFSGSLVITGRVSDVKAAVSEILNTLNHILGFDIPKITYS, encoded by the coding sequence ATGGAAACTGAAAAAAAGAATCGATCCATACAAGAATACGTTCCTGGTAAACAGGTTACACTTGCCCATATTATTGCCAAACCCAAAAATGACATTTATATTAAACTTGGTTTAGACGACGAAGCCGCCGATGCTATCGGTATTTTAACCATTACCCCAAGTGAAGCTGCCATTATCGCGGCTGATGCCGCAACCAAAGCAGCGCCCGTTGAAATTGGGTTTTTAGATCGTTTTAGCGGCTCGCTGGTCATCACCGGCCGTGTCAGCGATGTTAAAGCCGCAGTCTCGGAAATACTTAATACTCTTAACCATATTTTAGGCTTTGATATCCCTAAAATAACCTACTCTTAA
- a CDS encoding EutP/PduV family microcompartment system protein — translation MASNKKRVALIGKIGSGKTTLMQRLNEEELKYSKTQMVQYFDDFIDTPGEFIELPFFSRQAINITMDAGLVILVNSCVDPQNSVPPNLIHTYNIPALGVVTKTDRSECNIKRSRNLLIYAGINPKHIYEVSSYTGAGIKELEAAIQHFMAPHRNK, via the coding sequence ATGGCCAGCAATAAAAAAAGAGTGGCTTTAATCGGAAAAATTGGTAGTGGAAAAACGACCTTAATGCAACGTCTTAACGAAGAGGAACTCAAATATTCCAAAACCCAAATGGTTCAATATTTCGACGATTTTATTGATACCCCGGGAGAGTTTATCGAGCTCCCGTTTTTTTCGCGTCAGGCGATTAATATCACCATGGACGCTGGCCTGGTAATCCTGGTCAATTCCTGTGTCGACCCGCAAAATTCCGTTCCACCCAATTTAATTCACACGTATAATATTCCTGCCCTTGGAGTTGTCACAAAAACCGATCGTTCTGAATGTAATATTAAACGCAGTCGCAATCTACTGATTTATGCGGGCATTAATCCCAAACATATTTATGAAGTCAGTTCTTACACCGGCGCAGGGATTAAGGAATTAGAAGCCGCCATCCAGCATTTTATGGCTCCCCACCGCAACAAATAA
- a CDS encoding S-methyl-5-thioribose kinase, with protein MTYDSYGNLTTTGVANYLKEKEIFPNDANLTVVDLHAVKESIEGFVNLIYHVYDESGKSVIMKQMLSMPRFRIEDEKNNTVEDNDGDGWTLDLGRMRSEIATLIFWNSVYPGICPEIYLFDEPARIIVMEDLMDLSLLRFELCRMVKHEHFTNKIGSFFARNLFFSSNLHLTKYKKSEVERFFINPEYTALAEVLFHENIGISWEREMLSGTAQKRAELVENPAIQIEFKRLENKFLEDKECLIHTDLHSSNIMISANDVRIIDGEFAGFGPLSQDFGRLTGSLTLNYVSWFGDDDRTPQEKTDFQAYLRKTIENLYTTFQQEFRQLVATYQKESYRLKNLDVDRYLIEQLQNSLSYAGINIMSRLGNRGLCHDLSRIPETNRLIPTLLSLDISKELLLNHQDYTDIKDFTKLLKNLNPSF; from the coding sequence ATGACCTATGACAGCTACGGCAATCTAACCACCACTGGCGTTGCCAACTACCTTAAAGAAAAGGAAATTTTCCCCAATGACGCCAACCTCACCGTCGTCGACCTACACGCCGTTAAGGAAAGTATCGAGGGGTTTGTAAATTTAATTTATCATGTGTATGACGAATCGGGAAAATCGGTTATTATGAAACAAATGCTTTCAATGCCGCGTTTTCGCATTGAAGACGAAAAAAATAATACCGTGGAAGACAATGACGGCGATGGCTGGACGCTGGACCTGGGTCGGATGCGTTCCGAAATCGCCACCCTGATTTTCTGGAATTCGGTTTATCCCGGTATCTGTCCGGAGATTTATCTTTTTGATGAACCCGCTCGAATCATTGTCATGGAAGATTTAATGGACTTAAGCCTGCTCCGCTTTGAACTCTGCCGGATGGTAAAACACGAACATTTTACCAATAAAATCGGGTCATTTTTTGCCCGCAATCTTTTTTTCTCTTCCAATCTTCATCTGACCAAGTATAAAAAATCCGAAGTTGAACGTTTTTTCATCAATCCCGAATATACTGCCCTGGCTGAGGTCCTATTTCATGAAAATATCGGTATTTCCTGGGAACGGGAGATGCTCTCCGGAACTGCCCAAAAAAGGGCTGAACTTGTCGAGAATCCAGCTATCCAGATCGAATTCAAACGTCTGGAAAACAAATTTTTAGAAGACAAAGAATGTTTAATCCATACAGATCTTCATAGTTCTAACATCATGATCAGTGCCAACGATGTCCGGATCATTGATGGCGAATTTGCCGGTTTCGGTCCGCTGTCCCAGGACTTCGGGCGTCTTACCGGTAGTTTAACCCTCAACTATGTCTCATGGTTTGGCGATGATGATCGCACTCCGCAGGAAAAAACTGATTTTCAAGCTTATCTTCGGAAAACAATTGAAAATCTCTATACAACCTTCCAGCAAGAATTCCGACAATTGGTTGCTACTTACCAAAAAGAAAGCTATCGCTTAAAAAACCTCGATGTTGATCGTTATCTAATCGAACAGCTCCAGAATTCATTGTCTTATGCTGGCATCAACATTATGTCCCGCTTAGGCAATCGCGGCCTCTGTCACGATTTGTCACGGATCCCGGAAACAAACCGTTTAATCCCCACTTTATTGAGCTTGGACATTTCCAAAGAACTGCTGCTTAATCATCAAGACTACACTGACATCAAAGACTTTACCAAACTGCTAAAAAACTTAAATCCTTCATTTTAA
- a CDS encoding RrF2 family transcriptional regulator, with protein sequence MKISTKGRYALRLMLDLAINNTGEYIPIKRIAERQEISEKYLEQIITQISRAGYVRSVRGSQGGYQLTNSPESYTVGMILRLMEGELSPVACLDEPSNCNRADRCVTVDVWRKIKAAVEDVVDNITLADLVKSYNEKGTCEYFI encoded by the coding sequence ATGAAGATTTCGACCAAAGGAAGATATGCATTGCGCTTGATGTTGGATCTGGCGATTAATAATACCGGTGAATATATTCCGATCAAACGGATTGCGGAACGCCAGGAGATTTCGGAAAAGTATCTGGAACAGATTATTACCCAGATTTCCAGAGCCGGATATGTCCGCAGCGTCCGCGGTTCTCAAGGCGGCTACCAACTGACCAATTCACCGGAATCTTATACCGTGGGAATGATTTTGCGACTGATGGAAGGAGAACTTTCTCCGGTCGCCTGTTTAGATGAACCCAGCAACTGTAACCGGGCTGACCGCTGTGTGACGGTTGATGTCTGGCGCAAAATAAAAGCAGCGGTAGAAGATGTCGTGGATAACATTACCTTGGCGGATTTGGTTAAGTCTTACAATGAAAAAGGAACGTGCGAGTATTTTATTTGA